A single Corynebacterium resistens DSM 45100 DNA region contains:
- a CDS encoding PH domain-containing protein, giving the protein MEAAQIAEWTFIEEVPIPQDVMELMVPGEQPVVAFKTFRDSAIFTSKRLIMRDAQGLRGKKVEVYSLPYSSINMWSTENAGTLDFNAEVELWTRAGKIKVKIGRGLDVRRLDMLIAHSVLGAK; this is encoded by the coding sequence ATGGAAGCTGCGCAGATAGCGGAATGGACGTTCATTGAAGAGGTTCCGATTCCTCAGGACGTCATGGAACTAATGGTGCCGGGCGAGCAACCGGTAGTTGCCTTCAAGACCTTTCGTGACAGCGCGATTTTCACCAGCAAGCGTTTAATTATGCGGGATGCGCAAGGTCTGAGAGGGAAGAAAGTGGAGGTGTATTCGCTGCCGTACTCCTCAATCAACATGTGGTCGACTGAGAACGCTGGAACCCTCGATTTCAACGCAGAGGTTGAATTGTGGACCCGCGCAGGGAAAATCAAGGTAAAGATCGGCCGTGGGTTAGATGTTCGCAGGCTGGACATGCTGATCGCGCACAGTGTGCTGGGGGCGAAATAA